A genomic stretch from Verrucomicrobiota bacterium includes:
- a CDS encoding MFS transporter produces MDKSIDQGSTSLWRILFAQAQVVFNDNAAKLALVGVIQVLLASDTQKAAIWVGVIAVLLVLPFVLFSPLCGWMADRFSKRDIMLRLLFFQVFVMGLMIMSLLIQNLYLAAFSFFLLAVQATIFSPAKQGILKEIVGSKGLSMAVGWMELLTMCAILLGSFAGGWVFDRFLGQGHSTWGAALWVIMILSILCILTIAIFQPVVKTPSQMNESFEWRITYSHFYALKHLWQNKALSLASLGIAYIYSLGGVFYLVILQAGREVFAGKAGATSQSGLNLLVLGLGVALGAICAALWGKRRLEMGVIAIGGLTMPLFLFLLGFLPVTTSIFNCVLFLVGVSTGLFIVPLNVFLQDNAPEVERGRILAATNLMTNLGGVFSVGVYLYMSNVLKLSSGTQFLILTFPTLVVALIVLRLLPESLTRVITVSVLSLFYKVHVQGEDKVPKNGGVLLVCNHVSYVDAFILQLGCPRIIRFISYESFFKIPVLGFFLRLFKTISISSKHAKEAIRVSSERLKGGEVVCIFPEGELTRTGKMQGFKRGFELIARRAGVPVVPVHLDSVWGSIFSFRGGRFFSKLPVRIPWTVTVSFGEPISPTEADPVVVRQRIMDLGEEAFSSRPELKGNIGYEAMNCLKRNPFRCIIVDRTVERQEMNRITLLSASLTLASYLKKNIPDKRIGIILPPGIGGSIVNLGVVLAGKVPVNLNVTAGMPSAKACLKRGDIRTILSAEIVQRKFPDYPWTENTIDFGKLIKGIPKSHLLINSLLGFILPARLLAWVKGISTQGGNEEAILLFTSGSSGEPKGVVISHSNLLGNIGQINSVELIQPSDSILGSLPLFHSFGLNVTLWYVFLRGCKVVTVPSPLEARKIADAVREEKVTVMLSTATFIRSYMRKLETGDFVSLRFVIAGAEKMPLELYHSFKEKFGIEILEGYGLTETSPVSNVNLPDPVMGLGENLNQVGHRLGSVGRLLPGQTARIINPETFEEMPLTSTGILKLKGPNIFKEYLGEPERTDLVLQEGWFSTGDIARFDEDGFMYIEGRLSRFSKIGGEMVPHGTIESKIVEALKIDQFDGVKVVIVGVPDEFKGETLVLVTSVDINRDELKKALSEAGLPNLWIPKVIKKVDVIPILPTGKLDLAGCKKIGESEYKKY; encoded by the coding sequence ATGGATAAATCTATTGATCAAGGTTCCACTTCACTTTGGCGAATATTATTCGCCCAAGCTCAAGTGGTTTTTAATGATAATGCGGCCAAACTTGCTTTGGTTGGAGTCATACAGGTTCTTCTGGCTTCCGATACTCAAAAGGCGGCAATTTGGGTCGGGGTCATTGCCGTGTTGTTGGTTTTACCATTTGTCCTCTTTTCTCCACTCTGTGGGTGGATGGCGGATCGTTTTTCTAAGCGTGATATTATGCTGCGTTTATTATTTTTTCAGGTCTTTGTGATGGGCTTGATGATAATGAGTTTACTCATTCAAAATCTTTATCTTGCCGCTTTTTCCTTTTTCCTCTTAGCCGTGCAGGCGACGATTTTTTCTCCCGCAAAACAAGGCATACTCAAAGAAATTGTCGGTTCCAAAGGATTAAGTATGGCCGTGGGGTGGATGGAATTATTGACCATGTGTGCAATTTTATTAGGAAGCTTTGCAGGGGGATGGGTTTTCGACCGGTTTCTCGGGCAGGGACACTCCACTTGGGGTGCAGCATTATGGGTGATCATGATTCTCTCTATTTTGTGTATTCTGACCATTGCTATTTTCCAGCCTGTGGTTAAAACCCCGTCCCAGATGAATGAATCCTTCGAGTGGAGGATCACCTACAGTCACTTTTATGCATTAAAGCATTTATGGCAAAATAAGGCATTGAGTCTGGCATCCTTGGGAATTGCCTATATCTACTCCTTAGGAGGGGTTTTTTATTTAGTTATTTTGCAGGCTGGTCGTGAAGTTTTTGCCGGCAAGGCTGGAGCTACTAGCCAAAGTGGGCTGAATCTCTTAGTACTTGGACTTGGTGTTGCTTTGGGTGCAATTTGCGCAGCATTATGGGGAAAAAGGCGACTGGAGATGGGGGTGATTGCAATTGGCGGATTAACCATGCCTCTATTCCTTTTTTTGTTGGGATTCTTACCCGTAACTACAAGTATATTTAACTGCGTATTATTTTTGGTGGGTGTATCTACAGGGCTATTCATCGTACCGTTGAATGTATTCCTGCAGGATAATGCCCCCGAAGTGGAAAGAGGCCGGATTTTAGCAGCCACGAATTTGATGACTAATCTGGGAGGCGTCTTCTCTGTGGGGGTCTACCTCTACATGTCGAATGTTTTAAAGCTTTCTTCCGGTACCCAATTTCTTATTCTCACATTCCCCACATTAGTTGTGGCACTCATTGTCCTCAGGTTACTGCCTGAAAGTTTAACCCGTGTGATAACTGTTTCAGTATTAAGCCTCTTTTATAAAGTCCATGTACAGGGAGAAGATAAAGTGCCGAAGAACGGGGGAGTATTATTGGTATGTAATCATGTGAGTTATGTGGATGCCTTTATTCTCCAGCTCGGGTGTCCCCGGATAATCAGGTTTATCTCCTATGAATCATTTTTTAAGATTCCTGTACTTGGATTTTTCCTCCGACTGTTTAAGACAATTTCTATTTCATCAAAACATGCAAAAGAGGCCATTCGTGTATCATCTGAACGCCTCAAAGGGGGCGAAGTAGTCTGCATTTTTCCTGAAGGGGAATTAACCCGCACAGGGAAAATGCAGGGTTTTAAAAGAGGGTTTGAACTCATCGCCAGACGAGCGGGAGTGCCTGTAGTCCCTGTCCATCTCGATTCCGTGTGGGGTTCGATTTTCTCATTCAGGGGCGGGCGTTTTTTCTCTAAGCTGCCCGTAAGAATCCCGTGGACTGTGACCGTATCCTTTGGGGAACCAATTTCGCCTACAGAAGCTGATCCTGTCGTCGTGAGGCAAAGAATTATGGATTTGGGGGAGGAGGCTTTTTCTTCACGGCCAGAATTGAAAGGGAATATCGGTTATGAGGCAATGAATTGCCTGAAGAGAAACCCTTTTAGGTGTATTATTGTTGATCGGACAGTTGAACGACAAGAGATGAACCGCATCACACTCTTATCAGCTTCATTAACATTGGCAAGTTACCTCAAGAAGAATATTCCTGATAAAAGGATTGGCATTATTTTACCCCCGGGTATAGGCGGGAGTATTGTAAATCTGGGTGTAGTGTTGGCGGGAAAAGTCCCTGTTAATTTAAATGTTACAGCTGGGATGCCATCTGCTAAGGCATGTTTAAAAAGGGGAGACATACGAACAATCCTTTCTGCTGAAATAGTTCAGAGAAAGTTCCCTGATTATCCATGGACGGAGAATACGATTGATTTTGGAAAGTTGATTAAGGGCATTCCTAAAAGCCATCTTTTAATCAATTCTCTCTTGGGTTTCATCTTGCCCGCCCGCCTACTGGCATGGGTAAAAGGAATATCAACTCAGGGGGGGAATGAAGAAGCGATTCTACTTTTTACCAGTGGTAGCTCAGGGGAACCCAAAGGGGTAGTGATCTCCCACAGCAATTTGCTCGGAAATATAGGCCAGATTAACAGTGTGGAACTGATCCAGCCTTCTGATTCAATTTTAGGATCCTTACCGCTTTTTCATAGTTTTGGGCTGAATGTCACACTCTGGTATGTGTTTCTGAGGGGGTGTAAGGTTGTTACTGTTCCATCTCCCCTAGAAGCGCGTAAGATTGCTGATGCTGTTCGGGAAGAAAAAGTCACAGTCATGTTGAGTACGGCGACTTTTATCCGTAGTTATATGCGCAAACTGGAGACTGGAGATTTTGTATCTTTGAGGTTTGTGATTGCAGGAGCTGAAAAAATGCCCCTTGAATTGTATCATTCGTTTAAAGAAAAGTTTGGCATTGAAATCCTTGAAGGTTATGGGCTGACGGAAACTTCTCCAGTCAGTAATGTAAACTTGCCTGACCCAGTCATGGGGCTCGGGGAAAATCTTAATCAAGTCGGACATCGTCTCGGGTCAGTAGGACGTTTATTACCCGGACAGACGGCCCGGATTATTAACCCTGAAACCTTCGAGGAAATGCCCCTGACATCCACCGGCATTTTAAAATTAAAAGGTCCCAATATTTTTAAAGAATATCTTGGGGAACCTGAGCGAACGGATTTAGTGCTCCAAGAGGGCTGGTTTTCGACCGGGGATATCGCCCGTTTTGATGAAGATGGATTCATGTATATAGAAGGGCGTTTATCTCGGTTTAGCAAGATAGGCGGGGAAATGGTGCCTCATGGGACCATTGAAAGTAAGATAGTTGAAGCTTTAAAGATAGACCAATTTGATGGTGTCAAAGTAGTGATTGTGGGTGTTCCTGATGAGTTTAAAGGTGAGACATTAGTACTTGTAACATCTGTTGATATAAATAGGGATGAGCTTAAGAAAGCCTTATCAGAAGCGGGATTGCCCAATCTATGGATTCCTAAAGTCATCAAAAAGGTAGATGTTATTCCCATATTACCAACCGGAAAATTAGATTTGGCCGGTTGTAAGAAAATCGGAGAGTCTGAGTATAAAAAATATTAG
- the hprK gene encoding HPr(Ser) kinase/phosphatase, whose amino-acid sequence MPKQVEYITVDDFYRSYAESLGIELVSGEGGLFRRIKEATVNRPGLALAGFFRYFADKRIQVIGSAESTYLKSLSASEQVKRIRSLFNRKIPCLIFARNLLPSKEIIKLSNEENFSLFRSTQVTMQLINKATLVLEEHFAPQTSEFASMIDIAGIGVLIRGKSGIGKSECVLALIERGYSFVADDVTYIRLRERKDLIATSPDITRNHIEVRGIGIINVASVFGVQSITIDKKVELVVTLIEWDEAQNVDRTGLDTSYYEILGQKVRHVEIPVRPGRDIARLVEVAALDSKLKSFGLDSAKDFNKRLIERMNSSK is encoded by the coding sequence ATGCCAAAGCAAGTAGAATATATAACTGTTGATGATTTTTACCGTAGCTATGCGGAATCTCTGGGGATTGAGCTCGTGAGTGGAGAGGGCGGGTTATTCCGGCGAATTAAAGAGGCTACAGTGAATCGCCCTGGCCTGGCTCTTGCAGGGTTTTTCCGCTATTTTGCGGATAAACGAATTCAAGTTATCGGTAGTGCTGAGTCCACCTACTTGAAATCTTTATCTGCGAGTGAACAAGTCAAAAGAATCAGATCTTTATTTAATCGTAAAATTCCATGTCTCATTTTTGCCCGTAATCTCCTGCCGAGTAAGGAAATTATAAAACTATCAAATGAAGAGAATTTTTCGTTATTCAGGTCGACCCAGGTGACCATGCAATTGATTAACAAGGCAACATTGGTGCTTGAAGAGCATTTTGCGCCCCAGACCAGTGAATTTGCCAGTATGATCGATATTGCAGGGATAGGAGTATTGATTAGGGGGAAAAGTGGAATCGGAAAGAGTGAATGTGTTTTAGCCCTGATTGAACGTGGCTATTCTTTTGTAGCTGATGATGTTACCTATATTAGATTAAGGGAGAGAAAAGACCTGATCGCTACCTCGCCTGATATCACACGGAATCATATTGAGGTTAGGGGGATAGGGATTATCAATGTCGCCTCGGTTTTTGGGGTGCAGAGTATTACAATCGATAAAAAGGTTGAACTCGTTGTTACTTTAATCGAGTGGGATGAAGCTCAAAACGTGGATAGAACAGGTTTGGATACATCCTATTACGAAATTTTAGGACAGAAAGTCAGGCATGTCGAAATACCTGTCCGCCCAGGACGAGACATAGCGAGATTGGTTGAAGTAGCGGCGTTGGATTCAAAGTTAAAGTCATTCGGCTTGGATTCAGCAAAAGATTTTAATAAACGCTTGATTGAAAGAATGAATTCAAGTAAATAA
- a CDS encoding phosphotransferase, whose product MSTLSFDISSISSHFQVEGRFTRAELCGSGHINDTFFVEFKPKRKIKRYVLQRINHFVFKEPEVVVENMVLVTEHITKKLSLIPESDYRECIRMVPTQEGNWFYRSEDGNYWRCLHFIERTYNRDNAEIPEDASEAGRIFARFQNFLSDLNVNDLKETIPHFHHTPTRFAKFQEIVSLDTFNRAKTCRKEIDWVLGKEPMTKIITSKLADGSIPTRVTHNDTKFNNVLFCEDSDKAICVTDLDTVMPGTILYDFGDQIRTTTSHAAEDEKDLNKVVIDLDMFQGLTRGYISEAITFLKKQEIDLLVFSGQLITFQIGLRFLTDYLEGDVYFKTHRECQNLDRARAQFALVMSMEKNEEIMQSIVNKAVSEISLNQK is encoded by the coding sequence ATGTCCACGCTCTCATTTGATATTTCATCTATTTCCAGCCACTTTCAGGTCGAAGGCAGGTTCACTCGCGCAGAGCTTTGCGGAAGCGGTCACATTAACGATACTTTTTTTGTTGAATTTAAACCTAAACGAAAAATAAAACGTTACGTCCTACAAAGGATCAACCATTTTGTATTCAAAGAACCCGAAGTAGTTGTTGAGAACATGGTCCTAGTCACCGAACATATCACAAAAAAACTTTCATTAATACCAGAGTCGGACTACAGGGAATGTATCAGGATGGTACCTACACAGGAGGGAAATTGGTTCTATCGTTCAGAGGACGGGAACTACTGGAGGTGTTTGCATTTTATTGAAAGAACATATAACAGGGATAATGCTGAAATTCCTGAAGATGCTTCTGAGGCCGGGCGTATTTTTGCACGGTTCCAAAACTTTTTATCAGACCTGAATGTCAATGATTTGAAGGAAACTATCCCTCACTTCCATCATACCCCGACTCGTTTTGCTAAATTCCAAGAGATAGTTAGCCTTGATACATTCAACCGTGCAAAGACATGCAGAAAAGAAATCGATTGGGTTCTGGGCAAAGAGCCCATGACAAAAATAATCACTTCAAAGTTAGCTGACGGTTCAATCCCCACTAGGGTTACCCATAATGATACAAAATTTAATAATGTCCTCTTCTGTGAAGATAGTGACAAGGCAATATGTGTCACAGACCTCGATACCGTGATGCCTGGAACAATATTATATGATTTTGGTGACCAAATCAGGACGACGACATCCCATGCTGCTGAAGACGAGAAAGACCTGAATAAAGTCGTGATAGATTTGGATATGTTTCAAGGCCTTACACGAGGTTATATTTCTGAAGCAATCACTTTCCTTAAAAAACAAGAGATCGATCTCCTGGTATTTTCCGGACAACTCATCACATTCCAAATTGGATTGCGATTCTTAACGGACTATCTTGAAGGTGATGTTTATTTTAAAACACACCGTGAATGCCAAAACCTAGATCGTGCACGGGCGCAATTTGCCCTTGTGATGTCGATGGAGAAAAATGAGGAAATCATGCAGTCCATTGTTAATAAAGCAGTATCGGAAATCTCTTTGAATCAGAAATGA
- the raiA gene encoding ribosome-associated translation inhibitor RaiA, protein MQKDHSFVIHVTGRHVDITPALKEYAQKKVEHLSPNYPRIQSAHVILAIEKHRQKAEFVLNCNNHIVIEAHETTDDMYASIDLAINKVLQQMRKHKTKLLKSHRPRKFEPTEINMPIYRADFHPITDEEELIKPREIHSEKVMIRPLSLNEAILEMSINEKQFLVFFNTDTEIVNIVYRRQDGDFAVIIPTKK, encoded by the coding sequence ATGCAAAAAGACCATTCGTTCGTAATACATGTCACAGGACGTCATGTTGATATCACTCCGGCACTTAAAGAATATGCCCAAAAGAAGGTAGAGCATTTATCCCCAAATTATCCTCGTATTCAAAGTGCCCACGTTATCCTAGCGATTGAAAAACACCGCCAAAAAGCCGAATTTGTATTGAACTGCAATAACCATATCGTCATTGAAGCCCATGAGACGACGGATGACATGTACGCATCCATAGATTTGGCAATCAATAAAGTCCTTCAACAAATGAGGAAACATAAGACGAAATTGCTCAAAAGTCATCGCCCCCGTAAATTTGAGCCTACTGAGATTAATATGCCCATTTATCGGGCTGATTTTCATCCGATCACTGATGAAGAAGAACTAATTAAACCACGGGAGATTCATTCCGAGAAGGTCATGATCAGGCCTCTTTCTCTCAATGAAGCTATTTTAGAAATGTCTATTAATGAAAAACAATTCCTTGTATTTTTTAATACGGATACGGAAATTGTAAATATAGTGTATCGGAGACAGGATGGGGATTTTGCTGTGATTATTCCGACAAAGAAATGA
- a CDS encoding HPr family phosphocarrier protein yields the protein MSKTVEKQDNEITKELTILNRMGLHARPAAMFVKTSNSHKCEVWVEKDGEQVNGKSIMGLMMLAAGYGSKLRVTARGNDADEAIRDLESLLLRKFGEE from the coding sequence ATGTCCAAGACGGTTGAAAAACAAGATAATGAAATTACAAAAGAACTTACCATTCTCAACCGTATGGGATTACACGCACGACCGGCAGCCATGTTTGTAAAGACTTCTAATAGCCATAAATGTGAAGTTTGGGTGGAGAAAGATGGTGAGCAGGTAAATGGCAAAAGTATTATGGGACTGATGATGTTGGCGGCTGGTTACGGTTCGAAACTTCGTGTGACTGCCCGTGGGAATGATGCAGATGAGGCAATTCGTGATTTAGAGTCTCTTTTACTCCGTAAATTTGGCGAAGAATAG
- the cysK gene encoding cysteine synthase A — protein MPIYNNVIETIGHTPLIRLNRVTEGLEATVAVKAEFFNPLGSVKDRIGAAMIDDAEKKGILTKDTLIIEPTSGNTGIALAFVAAAKGYKIILTMPETMSIERRILLAMLGAKLVLTPAAEGMKGAIAKAEALHKENPNSWIPQQFKNPANPDIHQKTTAEEIWKDTDGKIDILVSAVGTGGTITGISEVIKARKPEFKAIAVEPKDSPVITQTRNGEPVKPGPHKIQGTGAGFVPDNLHMDIIDEVITVTNDDAFAMARRLAKEEGLLVGISTGANVVAAIEVAKRPENKGKLIVTIGCSTGERYLSTALASDARAEVGG, from the coding sequence ATGCCAATCTATAATAATGTTATTGAAACTATCGGACATACTCCCCTTATCAGATTAAACCGTGTTACAGAAGGTTTAGAGGCTACAGTCGCAGTTAAAGCCGAATTCTTTAACCCGCTAGGAAGTGTCAAAGACCGTATCGGAGCTGCAATGATCGATGACGCTGAAAAGAAAGGTATCTTGACGAAGGATACACTTATTATCGAGCCCACTTCTGGTAATACAGGGATCGCCCTAGCCTTTGTTGCTGCTGCAAAAGGTTATAAAATTATCCTCACCATGCCTGAAACGATGTCCATAGAGCGCCGGATACTTTTGGCAATGCTGGGAGCCAAGCTTGTCCTCACTCCTGCCGCCGAAGGCATGAAAGGTGCCATTGCCAAAGCTGAAGCCCTCCACAAGGAAAATCCTAACTCTTGGATCCCTCAACAATTCAAAAATCCAGCAAACCCTGATATCCATCAGAAAACGACTGCAGAAGAAATCTGGAAAGATACCGACGGAAAGATCGACATTCTTGTTTCGGCAGTCGGTACTGGTGGTACTATTACCGGGATTTCTGAGGTTATTAAAGCTCGGAAACCAGAATTTAAAGCCATTGCTGTTGAACCCAAAGACTCTCCTGTTATTACCCAGACAAGGAATGGCGAACCCGTTAAACCCGGCCCTCACAAGATTCAAGGGACGGGAGCAGGCTTTGTTCCTGATAATCTACATATGGATATCATTGATGAAGTGATCACGGTAACGAATGACGATGCCTTTGCGATGGCCCGCCGTTTGGCTAAAGAAGAAGGTCTCTTGGTTGGTATTTCCACTGGAGCCAATGTCGTCGCGGCTATTGAGGTCGCAAAACGCCCTGAAAATAAAGGGAAATTGATTGTCACAATCGGTTGTTCCACCGGGGAAAGATACCTGTCAACAGCCTTAGCATCTGATGCACGCGCTGAAGTTGGTGGTTAA
- a CDS encoding sugar phosphate nucleotidyltransferase, with product MNKQYSVDRNLRPTKAVILAAGKGTRMGALTKDLPKPMVEVNGKPVLLHIIEGLRDAGIKDIFIITGYCAEVIEDYFQTGERIGVSISYGRQMIQDGTGKAPEIAKEWVGNDNFLMTYGDILISRENYSGMLDGFANSTERIESLISVKKGEDVKKGAVVIFNDKFLMTDLVEKPNDQQLAELEAAGKLGDGKPIWYNAGVYLFTPQIFIHTASIEKSPRGEYELPDAIRAFISNGQNVLGYEMQGQWVDVRDPSVLEEVQGIKL from the coding sequence ATGAATAAACAATACTCAGTTGATAGGAATTTACGCCCCACCAAAGCTGTTATTCTTGCTGCCGGAAAAGGCACGAGGATGGGAGCGCTTACTAAAGACCTGCCTAAACCGATGGTTGAGGTGAATGGAAAACCTGTCTTACTTCACATTATTGAAGGATTAAGGGATGCAGGTATTAAAGATATCTTTATCATTACCGGATACTGTGCCGAGGTAATTGAGGATTATTTTCAAACTGGTGAGAGAATAGGCGTTTCAATTTCATACGGCAGGCAAATGATTCAGGATGGGACAGGTAAAGCGCCTGAAATCGCTAAGGAATGGGTCGGGAATGATAATTTTCTTATGACTTATGGGGATATATTGATTTCCCGTGAAAATTATTCAGGAATGCTGGATGGCTTTGCAAATAGCACCGAAAGAATAGAATCATTGATATCAGTAAAAAAGGGAGAGGATGTGAAAAAGGGTGCCGTCGTGATTTTTAACGATAAATTTTTAATGACTGATCTGGTTGAAAAGCCTAATGACCAACAACTGGCGGAATTAGAGGCGGCTGGAAAACTAGGAGACGGAAAGCCGATTTGGTACAACGCTGGTGTGTATTTATTTACCCCCCAAATTTTTATTCACACAGCGAGTATCGAGAAATCACCCCGCGGTGAATATGAGTTGCCTGATGCAATACGGGCGTTTATCAGCAATGGCCAGAATGTTTTAGGTTACGAGATGCAAGGGCAGTGGGTGGATGTCCGTGACCCCAGCGTTTTAGAAGAGGTTCAAGGAATTAAACTATAG
- the ptsP gene encoding phosphoenolpyruvate--protein phosphotransferase — protein sequence MSDEQNQIQSEQRFQGIGVSPGIVHGKVIVFGRYTQRVRRRTITPEEIDGEIAKLEQSLIKTRGEITAIQSQIAASIGDKDASIFDAHLLVVEDSSLIVQAIKDMQSTMYCVEYCYSRVAKRYIKSLQQIDDDYIRERVSDIEDVTRRVLRNLLGLEHRNLNALTEPRIIVAYDLSPSDTATLDRNNVKGFATDIGSRTSHTAIMARSLNIPAVVGLHDISEIIENDQYILIDGYKGVLIINPSESTLWEYGQIESKKQTIEDQLDEVRFVEPITIDGKRIHLAGNIELPDDVGHVVENGAEGIGLYRTEFFFINRDELPTEDEQFEAYVQVARTIKPHSVIIRTLDIGGDKFLSHLQIPQEMNPFLGWRAIRFCLGRKDVFKTQLRAILRASNEGNVKIMYPMISGVKEVIQANALLDETMQELRQEGQSFDENIQVGAMIEVPSAALTAERIADEVDFFSIGTNDLIQYSIAVDRVNERIAYLYEPTHPAILKLIKITTEAAHKKGIWCGICGEMGGEIYLTPLLIGLGIDEISTGSIQVPFIKQAIRSFNFSEAQKLADDVMQMDDPDDILNYCKEFAQNHYPKLLE from the coding sequence ATGTCAGATGAGCAAAATCAAATACAATCAGAGCAACGTTTTCAGGGAATAGGTGTCTCACCTGGAATTGTTCACGGGAAAGTAATCGTTTTCGGACGTTATACCCAAAGGGTCAGGAGAAGGACAATTACACCGGAAGAAATTGATGGTGAAATCGCTAAACTTGAGCAGTCATTGATCAAGACGCGTGGAGAAATAACAGCCATCCAATCACAAATTGCCGCTTCGATTGGAGATAAAGATGCCAGTATTTTTGATGCCCATTTACTCGTTGTTGAGGATAGTTCGCTCATTGTACAAGCGATTAAAGACATGCAATCTACCATGTACTGTGTTGAGTATTGTTATAGCCGTGTGGCAAAGAGGTATATCAAATCGCTTCAACAGATTGATGATGATTACATTAGGGAGCGGGTCTCAGACATAGAAGATGTTACCCGGCGTGTATTAAGGAATTTATTAGGTCTTGAGCACAGGAATCTTAATGCCCTGACAGAGCCTCGAATCATTGTCGCATACGATCTTTCCCCCTCAGACACCGCCACATTGGACAGGAATAATGTCAAAGGTTTTGCCACAGATATCGGGAGCCGGACTTCTCATACGGCGATTATGGCTAGGTCATTAAATATACCGGCTGTGGTTGGACTGCACGACATCAGTGAGATTATTGAAAATGATCAATATATACTTATTGATGGTTATAAAGGGGTATTAATCATAAACCCGTCAGAAAGCACCCTTTGGGAATACGGCCAGATTGAATCCAAGAAACAAACAATTGAAGATCAACTGGATGAAGTTCGCTTTGTCGAGCCTATTACCATTGATGGGAAAAGAATTCATCTGGCAGGCAATATTGAGTTACCCGATGATGTGGGACATGTGGTGGAAAACGGGGCGGAGGGCATTGGTCTTTACCGTACAGAGTTTTTCTTTATTAACCGAGACGAGTTACCGACAGAGGATGAACAATTTGAGGCTTATGTCCAGGTTGCCCGTACAATCAAACCCCATTCAGTTATTATCCGTACATTGGATATTGGTGGGGATAAGTTCCTTTCGCACTTGCAGATTCCCCAAGAGATGAATCCATTTTTGGGTTGGCGTGCAATTCGTTTTTGTCTGGGGAGGAAAGATGTATTTAAAACACAATTAAGGGCTATCCTCAGGGCGAGTAACGAAGGCAATGTCAAAATCATGTATCCCATGATTTCTGGAGTCAAAGAAGTCATACAAGCAAATGCCCTCTTAGATGAAACGATGCAGGAGCTCAGACAGGAAGGACAATCATTTGATGAAAATATACAAGTGGGAGCCATGATTGAAGTCCCTTCCGCAGCATTAACGGCAGAACGAATTGCTGATGAGGTTGATTTTTTCAGTATTGGGACAAATGACTTGATTCAGTACTCAATTGCTGTGGACCGGGTGAATGAAAGGATCGCATACCTCTATGAACCTACACACCCTGCGATTCTTAAGTTAATAAAAATCACAACAGAAGCAGCCCATAAGAAGGGGATATGGTGTGGGATTTGCGGGGAAATGGGGGGGGAGATTTATCTGACACCTCTTTTGATCGGATTGGGCATTGATGAGATCAGTACCGGTTCAATCCAAGTACCATTTATTAAACAGGCTATTCGTTCATTTAATTTCAGTGAAGCACAAAAACTTGCTGACGACGTCATGCAAATGGACGACCCTGATGATATTCTGAATTATTGTAAGGAATTCGCCCAAAATCATTATCCTAAGTTATTAGAATAA
- the acpS gene encoding holo-ACP synthase, giving the protein MRIIGIGLDLIETERISSAYQKFGKRFLNRIYGEQELTYCMGHKFFEPYLAVRFAAKEAISKAFATGIGEKLGWIDMEILRKASGQPYVVYSEKALELCKLLGVKETLISLTHAKDYAVAQAILIGD; this is encoded by the coding sequence ATGAGAATTATTGGCATCGGCCTTGATCTGATTGAAACAGAACGTATTTCTTCTGCTTACCAAAAATTCGGTAAAAGATTTTTAAACCGGATTTATGGAGAACAAGAACTTACTTACTGCATGGGACATAAATTTTTCGAGCCATATCTGGCAGTGCGATTTGCGGCAAAGGAGGCTATTTCGAAGGCTTTTGCAACCGGTATCGGTGAAAAACTCGGATGGATAGATATGGAAATCCTACGAAAAGCTTCTGGACAACCTTATGTTGTTTACTCGGAAAAAGCCTTGGAACTCTGCAAATTGCTCGGGGTAAAAGAAACTTTGATCAGTTTGACACACGCAAAAGATTATGCAGTTGCACAGGCCATTCTGATTGGTGATTAA